A window of Elusimicrobiota bacterium contains these coding sequences:
- a CDS encoding 5-(carboxyamino)imidazole ribonucleotide synthase, with translation MTGVVPPGSAVGVLGSGQLGRMFALAARRLGYRVHTFSPESDTPTGQVADVEITASYDDLDAVRTFAKGVGVVTFEFENVPAACVAAAQEFAPVRPNAEALRVSQHRLREKTYLQEKGFPVAAFRHVRSVEELQAALQALGAPAVLKTVGFGYDGKGQRVIRSAEDAPAAFAALGGREAVLESFVDFACELSVVAARSANGATAHWGVVENLHANHILDLSVSPALTPGPGQAQQAVEIALEVLKALDIVGVLCVEFFLTKKGRLLINELAPRPHNSGHLTLDASVTNQFEQQLRAVCGLPLGATDFFAPAAMANLLGDAWAGGEPVWARALAFPDVKLHLYGKAEARPGRKMGHLTALARTPVEARDLVLKARRALSTAS, from the coding sequence TTGACGGGCGTCGTTCCGCCGGGTTCCGCCGTCGGCGTCCTGGGGTCCGGCCAGTTGGGCCGCATGTTCGCCCTGGCGGCCCGGCGACTGGGTTACCGCGTCCACACCTTCTCCCCCGAATCGGACACCCCCACCGGCCAAGTGGCCGATGTGGAAATCACCGCGTCCTACGACGATCTGGACGCCGTTCGAACCTTCGCCAAAGGCGTCGGCGTCGTCACCTTCGAATTCGAAAACGTTCCCGCCGCCTGCGTCGCGGCCGCCCAGGAATTCGCCCCGGTGCGGCCCAACGCCGAAGCCCTGCGGGTGTCCCAGCACCGCCTGAGGGAAAAAACCTATCTCCAAGAAAAGGGCTTCCCCGTGGCCGCTTTCCGCCACGTTCGATCCGTCGAGGAGCTCCAAGCGGCCCTCCAGGCCCTGGGCGCCCCGGCCGTCCTCAAAACCGTGGGCTTCGGGTATGACGGCAAAGGCCAGCGGGTGATCCGCTCGGCCGAGGACGCCCCCGCCGCCTTCGCCGCGCTGGGCGGTCGGGAAGCGGTTTTGGAATCCTTTGTGGATTTCGCCTGCGAGCTCTCGGTGGTCGCCGCCCGAAGCGCCAACGGCGCCACGGCCCACTGGGGCGTCGTTGAGAATCTCCACGCGAACCATATTTTGGATTTGTCCGTGTCCCCGGCCCTCACCCCCGGCCCGGGACAGGCGCAACAGGCGGTCGAAATCGCCCTGGAAGTCTTAAAGGCCCTGGACATCGTGGGCGTGCTGTGCGTCGAGTTCTTTCTGACCAAAAAAGGCCGGCTCCTGATCAACGAATTGGCGCCCCGACCCCACAATTCCGGGCATCTCACTCTGGACGCGTCGGTCACCAATCAATTTGAACAGCAATTGCGGGCGGTCTGCGGCCTGCCCCTGGGGGCGACGGACTTTTTCGCCCCCGCCGCCATGGCCAATCTGCTGGGCGACGCCTGGGCCGGCGGGGAACCCGTTTGGGCCCGGGCCCTGGCTTTCCCCGACGTTAAGCTTCACCTGTACGGCAAAGCGGAAGCCCGTCCGGGCCGAAAAATGGGGCACCTGACGGCCCTGGCCCGCACGCCGGTGGAGGCCCGGGACCTGGTCCTCAAGGCCCGGAGGGCCCTGTCCACCGCCTCTTGA
- the purE gene encoding 5-(carboxyamino)imidazole ribonucleotide mutase, with protein MGSTSDWETMRHAAQVLADFGVPHEKKVVSAHRTPKLLASFADRAEARGVEVIIAGAGGAAHLPGMVAAQTVLPVLGVPVESRALKGLDSLLSIAQMPAGIPVGSLAIGKPGATNAGLLAVAILAGSRPDLRRKLHQFRRKQTATVLQTPLPR; from the coding sequence ATGGGCAGCACGTCCGACTGGGAAACCATGCGCCACGCCGCGCAGGTCCTGGCGGACTTCGGCGTGCCCCACGAGAAAAAAGTGGTGAGCGCCCACCGCACCCCCAAACTCCTGGCCTCCTTCGCCGATCGGGCCGAAGCTCGGGGCGTTGAAGTGATCATCGCCGGGGCCGGCGGCGCCGCCCACCTGCCCGGCATGGTGGCCGCCCAAACCGTTTTGCCCGTCCTGGGCGTCCCCGTCGAAAGCCGGGCCCTCAAAGGCCTGGACTCCCTCCTCTCCATCGCCCAGATGCCGGCCGGAATTCCCGTGGGAAGCCTGGCCATCGGCAAGCCGGGCGCCACCAACGCCGGGCTTCTGGCCGTGGCCATCCTGGCCGGTTCGCGGCCGGACCTTCGCCGCAAGCTCCACCAATTCCGGCGGAAGCAAACCGCCACGGTCCTCCAGACCCCGCTTCCCCGATGA
- a CDS encoding Crp/Fnr family transcriptional regulator → MSSPVAPRPGLPVRCSNCTHRGAGVFCALDASSVKKLDGAQTENLFKKGQVLFYEGNPAIGVYCVSSGEMKLSKMGAGGRPQILGIVGPGTLMGHRSLLTNKPHGMTAEALVDSRVCFFEKKFFLDLLNHEPSVSFEVLKKLSQDLDAVEDRLLDMVEKPVPVRLARLLLMLKEVHGRPGPKGVVLTLGLTREEIAEMIGTTQETTIRLLSQFKQKGFLRLDKRSIVLVDIPALLKIARLSL, encoded by the coding sequence ATGTCTTCTCCCGTCGCGCCCCGTCCGGGACTGCCCGTTCGCTGCAGCAATTGCACCCACCGCGGCGCCGGGGTCTTTTGCGCCCTGGACGCGTCGTCCGTCAAAAAATTGGACGGCGCTCAAACCGAAAATCTGTTCAAGAAAGGCCAGGTTTTGTTTTACGAGGGAAACCCGGCCATCGGCGTTTATTGCGTTTCCTCCGGCGAAATGAAGCTGTCCAAAATGGGGGCCGGCGGGCGTCCGCAAATTTTGGGCATCGTGGGCCCCGGGACGCTCATGGGGCATCGGTCCTTGTTGACCAACAAGCCCCACGGCATGACCGCCGAGGCCCTGGTGGATTCCCGGGTGTGCTTTTTTGAGAAGAAATTTTTTCTGGACCTGTTGAATCACGAACCGTCGGTGTCGTTCGAAGTCCTCAAGAAGCTTTCCCAGGATTTGGACGCCGTGGAAGACCGTCTTTTGGACATGGTGGAAAAACCGGTTCCGGTTCGATTGGCGCGACTGCTCCTGATGCTGAAAGAAGTCCATGGCCGGCCCGGTCCCAAAGGCGTGGTCCTCACCTTGGGGTTGACCCGGGAGGAAATCGCCGAAATGATCGGCACCACCCAGGAAACGACCATCCGGCTTCTCAGCCAGTTCAAGCAGAAAGGCTTTCTTCGCCTCGATAAACGGTCCATCGTCTTGGTGGACATTCCCGCCCTGTTGAAAATCGCCCGTTTGTCCTTGTAG
- a CDS encoding cation-translocating P-type ATPase, whose protein sequence is MSPPAVEDWHARSVEKTLADLGLGRTGLTEAEAAHRLAAGGPNRLPPPARRSPARVFAAQFQDFMILVLLVAATVAGLLGDGADAAAILSIVFLNAAVGFVQEYRAERALEALRSIDAPLALVERDGHRRSINAEGVVRGDRVALEAGARVPADLRLLEAAALRIDESALTGESVPVEKTTAPLPADRGPSDRTNMAYRGTLVVHGRGVGAVTATGSATALGRIASLLSTTQGVSTPLQKRLAVFGRRLAAGALAVCAGVFAAGIFRGEPPLLMFLTAVSLAVAAIPEALPAVVTLALAVGAQKMVRAKALVRRLPAIETLGSVTVIATDKTGTLTQNKMRAEAYYWDGAPRTELSLEGAGGQLARAMALCNDARPERGGRPVGDPTEVALLDAAVTAGVDPAREAARAGERPFDAARKRMTTFHSDGNGGTVGYTKGAPESVLERCGRLWGDTGPVPFPRESLARAAEAMAQGGQRVMAFARRDWSRSPTDPAETVERDLLFLGFVGLVDPPRPSAAHAVAAAAAAGVRTVMITGDHPLTAGAIARRLGFPEGDAVTGAQLAAWTPAERAARFSRTSVFARVSPEQKLDIVTALQAAGQVVAVTGDGVNDAPALQRADIGIAMGRSGTDAAKEAAALLLLDDDFSTIVRAIREGRRIFDNIRLFVKYVVTTNGAEILTLLLAPFLGLPLPLWPIQLLWLNLLTDGLPGLALVTESADADVMTRPPRPPAEPLVTRGLAVHISWVSVLMAGMTLAAEAYFIHSGTPEWRTAVFCVMCFSQMGHVLALRSERESFFSRRGLANRLLLAAVGLTVGMQILAVYWGPLQRVLKTTPLSPGVLSVALAASAVVFFAVELEKRVRAWKAQK, encoded by the coding sequence ATTTCCCCGCCCGCCGTCGAAGACTGGCACGCGCGGTCCGTTGAAAAAACCCTTGCCGATTTGGGCCTGGGACGGACCGGGCTGACCGAAGCCGAAGCCGCCCACCGTTTGGCGGCGGGAGGCCCCAACCGGCTTCCCCCGCCCGCCCGACGATCTCCCGCCCGCGTTTTCGCCGCTCAATTCCAAGATTTCATGATCCTCGTCCTCCTCGTCGCGGCGACCGTGGCGGGCCTCCTGGGCGACGGGGCGGACGCCGCCGCCATCCTCTCGATCGTTTTCCTTAACGCGGCGGTGGGATTCGTTCAGGAATACCGGGCCGAGCGGGCTCTCGAGGCCCTTCGAAGCATCGACGCTCCCTTGGCCCTCGTGGAACGGGACGGCCATCGGCGGTCCATCAACGCCGAGGGGGTGGTGCGCGGCGACCGGGTAGCGTTGGAAGCCGGGGCCCGGGTTCCGGCCGATCTGCGATTGCTCGAGGCGGCCGCCCTTCGAATCGACGAGTCCGCTCTCACCGGGGAGTCCGTGCCCGTCGAGAAAACGACCGCCCCCCTGCCGGCCGACCGGGGGCCCTCCGACCGGACCAACATGGCCTATCGCGGAACGCTGGTCGTCCACGGGCGGGGCGTTGGCGCGGTGACGGCCACGGGCTCGGCCACCGCCCTGGGTCGGATCGCGTCCCTTTTGTCCACCACCCAAGGCGTGTCCACGCCGCTTCAAAAGCGTTTGGCGGTCTTTGGCCGGCGCTTGGCCGCGGGAGCGCTGGCGGTGTGCGCGGGGGTCTTTGCGGCGGGGATTTTTCGAGGGGAGCCGCCCCTCTTGATGTTTTTAACGGCGGTGAGCCTGGCGGTCGCGGCCATTCCCGAAGCCCTGCCCGCGGTGGTCACCTTGGCGTTGGCCGTCGGAGCTCAGAAAATGGTCCGGGCCAAAGCCCTCGTCCGTCGTCTCCCGGCCATCGAAACGCTGGGGTCCGTCACCGTGATCGCCACGGACAAAACCGGGACTCTCACTCAAAACAAAATGCGGGCGGAGGCGTACTATTGGGACGGCGCCCCCCGAACGGAATTGAGCCTGGAGGGCGCCGGGGGGCAATTGGCCCGGGCCATGGCGCTCTGCAACGACGCGCGTCCGGAGCGCGGCGGGCGCCCCGTGGGCGACCCGACGGAAGTGGCTCTCCTGGACGCGGCCGTGACGGCCGGGGTGGACCCCGCGCGGGAAGCGGCCCGCGCCGGCGAACGGCCCTTTGACGCCGCGCGCAAGCGGATGACGACTTTTCACTCCGACGGGAACGGCGGAACCGTCGGCTACACCAAAGGCGCCCCCGAGAGTGTTTTGGAGCGCTGCGGTCGCCTTTGGGGCGACACGGGCCCGGTCCCCTTCCCCCGGGAATCCCTGGCGCGGGCCGCCGAAGCCATGGCTCAGGGCGGTCAGCGCGTCATGGCCTTTGCCCGGCGCGACTGGTCCCGGTCGCCAACGGACCCCGCCGAGACCGTCGAACGGGATTTGCTGTTCTTGGGATTCGTCGGTTTGGTGGACCCGCCCCGTCCCAGCGCCGCCCACGCGGTGGCCGCGGCCGCCGCCGCGGGCGTGCGGACCGTCATGATCACCGGCGACCACCCGTTGACCGCCGGCGCCATCGCGCGACGGCTGGGGTTCCCGGAAGGCGACGCGGTGACGGGCGCCCAGCTGGCCGCTTGGACGCCGGCCGAACGGGCGGCCCGGTTTTCCCGGACGAGCGTGTTCGCCCGGGTTTCGCCCGAACAGAAATTGGACATCGTGACCGCCCTCCAGGCGGCCGGCCAGGTGGTCGCGGTCACGGGCGACGGCGTGAACGACGCCCCCGCCCTTCAACGGGCCGACATCGGCATCGCCATGGGCCGGTCGGGGACCGACGCCGCCAAGGAAGCCGCCGCCCTGCTTTTGCTGGACGACGATTTCTCCACCATCGTCCGCGCCATTCGCGAAGGGCGCCGGATATTCGACAACATCCGTCTCTTCGTCAAGTACGTGGTCACCACCAACGGCGCCGAAATACTGACGCTCCTTCTGGCGCCGTTCCTGGGGTTGCCGCTCCCCTTGTGGCCCATCCAACTCCTCTGGCTCAACCTTCTCACCGATGGACTGCCCGGGTTGGCGTTGGTGACGGAATCGGCGGACGCGGACGTCATGACCCGCCCGCCGCGCCCCCCCGCGGAGCCGCTCGTGACACGCGGATTGGCCGTCCATATTTCATGGGTCAGCGTCTTAATGGCGGGCATGACCCTGGCCGCCGAGGCTTACTTTATCCATTCCGGGACGCCGGAATGGCGGACCGCCGTTTTTTGCGTGATGTGTTTCTCCCAAATGGGCCACGTGCTGGCCCTCCGGTCCGAGCGGGAATCGTTTTTCAGCCGACGGGGGTTGGCCAACCGGCTTCTCCTGGCGGCCGTGGGGCTGACGGTGGGGATGCAAATCCTCGCGGTGTATTGGGGGCCTTTGCAGCGGGTTCTTAAAACGACGCCCCTGAGCCCCGGCGTTTTGAGCGTCGCTCTGGCGGCCTCCGCCGTCGTGTTTTTCGCGGTCGAATTGGAAAAAAGGGTCCGTGCGTGGAAGGCGCAAAAATGA
- a CDS encoding cyclic nucleotide-binding domain-containing protein, with the protein MKRSIPARPVSEPEARYWADRGTIYDPREGQVLSYAGHRPPGVFVLLAGRLRLVREGGGRRRRAGDIVAPAVVGEGVLSAESTCPLTVEAGSGVRVAFVPAARWRDARAEGGYSRGV; encoded by the coding sequence ATGAAACGGTCGATTCCGGCCCGGCCCGTTTCCGAACCCGAAGCCCGGTATTGGGCGGATCGGGGCACGATCTACGATCCGCGGGAAGGCCAGGTGTTGTCCTACGCGGGCCACCGGCCCCCGGGGGTGTTCGTTCTGTTGGCGGGGCGGCTTCGGTTGGTGCGGGAGGGCGGTGGACGACGACGGCGCGCGGGGGATATTGTCGCCCCGGCCGTCGTGGGCGAGGGAGTGTTGTCGGCGGAATCGACGTGCCCCTTGACCGTGGAAGCCGGAAGCGGCGTTCGCGTGGCGTTTGTGCCCGCGGCCCGGTGGCGCGACGCGCGCGCCGAAGGAGGGTATTCCCGTGGCGTATAA
- the ppsA gene encoding phosphoenolpyruvate synthase, protein MAYKFILSFDEVGRADVARVGGKNASLGELRRSLGSAGVRVPPGFAVTADGHRAFLRFNRLEDPVSALFLGLEKGRLSLAEAARRLRALVLAARWPEALAAEIREAYAGLGNAVDVAVRSSATAEDLPEASFAGQHESFLNVRSAAGVLDAGRRCYASLYTDRAIAYRREKGFDHEKVALSLGVQRMVRADRAGAGVLFSLHTETGFPRFAVVNAVWGLGENIVQGVVTPDEYLVFKPFLGDPALTPIVSRRLGKKTKKMIYAPGGRTVNVPTTVRERERYVLTDAEVLDLARWAVAVEKHYGQPMDMEWAKDGRTGELFMVQARPETVQSRRGAGVLKTYRLTEKGTVLLRGTAVGEGIVAGPVQVIRRPQDRDRFRAGSILVTGATDPDWVPVMKRAAGIVTDLGGRTSHAAIVSRELGLPAVVGTGRATAALKDGRRVTLSCAEGETGVVYAGEVAHETTETRLDQLPSPRTRLLVNVASPSAALQWWRLPVHGVGLARMEFIINDVIRVHPMALLHPERVASDRERRTIARLTRGWKSPADYFVDLLAEGIGQIAAVHHPNPVIVRLSDFKTNEYAHLLGGAAFEPKEENPMLGFRGASRYYSDAYREGFALECRALKKAREILGLTNIVVMVPFCRTPEEADRVLAEMAKNGLARGRGGLKVYVMCEIPSNVILAEEFADRFDGFSIGSNDLTQLTLGVDRDSGVLAALFDERNEAVKRLIADVIRRAHAKGRNVGICGQAPSDHPDFAAFLVRCGIDSISLNPDSVAAVLRRVAAEEKGERP, encoded by the coding sequence GTGGCGTATAAATTCATTTTGTCCTTTGACGAGGTGGGAAGGGCCGACGTGGCCCGGGTCGGCGGGAAGAACGCGTCCTTGGGAGAGCTCCGTCGTTCCCTCGGGTCGGCGGGGGTTCGGGTGCCGCCGGGGTTCGCGGTGACGGCCGACGGCCACCGGGCCTTCCTCCGGTTCAACCGGCTGGAGGACCCCGTGTCGGCGCTCTTCCTCGGCTTGGAAAAAGGACGCTTGTCCCTGGCGGAGGCGGCGCGGCGCCTGCGCGCCCTGGTCCTGGCCGCCCGTTGGCCGGAGGCCTTGGCCGCGGAAATCCGGGAAGCCTACGCGGGCCTGGGCAACGCCGTGGACGTGGCGGTGCGGTCCAGCGCCACGGCGGAGGATTTGCCCGAGGCCAGTTTCGCGGGCCAGCACGAAAGTTTTCTGAACGTGCGGAGCGCCGCCGGCGTCCTGGACGCGGGTCGGCGCTGTTACGCCAGCCTTTACACGGACCGCGCCATCGCCTACCGCCGGGAAAAAGGCTTCGACCACGAAAAGGTGGCCCTTTCCCTGGGCGTTCAGCGCATGGTCCGGGCCGATCGCGCCGGGGCCGGGGTGCTTTTTTCCCTCCACACGGAAACCGGATTCCCCCGCTTTGCCGTCGTGAACGCCGTTTGGGGGCTGGGGGAAAACATCGTTCAAGGCGTTGTCACTCCCGACGAATATCTGGTGTTCAAGCCCTTCCTGGGCGACCCCGCCTTGACCCCCATCGTGAGCCGCCGCCTCGGGAAGAAAACAAAAAAAATGATTTACGCGCCCGGCGGGCGCACGGTCAACGTTCCGACGACCGTTCGGGAGCGGGAGCGGTACGTGCTGACGGACGCGGAGGTTCTGGACTTGGCCCGGTGGGCGGTGGCCGTGGAAAAACATTACGGCCAACCCATGGACATGGAATGGGCCAAGGACGGCCGGACGGGCGAGCTTTTCATGGTGCAGGCCCGGCCCGAAACCGTCCAGTCCCGCCGGGGGGCCGGGGTTCTGAAAACTTACCGCCTGACGGAAAAAGGAACCGTCCTCCTCCGGGGGACGGCGGTGGGGGAAGGCATCGTCGCGGGGCCCGTCCAGGTCATACGGCGCCCCCAGGACCGGGACCGTTTCCGCGCCGGGTCCATTTTGGTGACCGGCGCCACCGATCCCGATTGGGTGCCGGTCATGAAGCGCGCCGCCGGCATCGTGACCGACTTGGGCGGACGCACCTCCCACGCCGCCATCGTGAGCCGGGAACTGGGCCTGCCGGCGGTGGTGGGCACGGGCCGGGCGACGGCGGCCCTCAAAGACGGCCGCCGGGTGACGCTCTCCTGCGCCGAAGGGGAAACCGGGGTTGTTTACGCCGGGGAAGTGGCCCACGAGACAACCGAGACCCGGCTGGATCAATTGCCCTCCCCCCGGACGCGCCTCCTGGTCAACGTCGCGAGCCCGTCGGCCGCCCTCCAATGGTGGCGTCTTCCCGTGCACGGGGTGGGTTTGGCCCGCATGGAATTCATCATCAACGACGTCATCCGCGTCCACCCCATGGCGCTTCTCCACCCGGAGCGCGTGGCGTCGGACCGGGAACGCCGGACCATCGCCCGGTTGACGCGGGGATGGAAATCCCCCGCGGATTATTTCGTGGATCTTCTGGCGGAGGGCATCGGACAAATCGCGGCCGTGCACCACCCGAATCCCGTCATCGTCCGGCTGTCGGATTTCAAAACCAACGAGTACGCCCACCTGCTGGGCGGCGCCGCCTTCGAGCCCAAGGAGGAAAACCCCATGCTGGGGTTCCGCGGGGCGTCCCGGTATTATTCCGACGCCTACCGGGAAGGCTTCGCCCTGGAATGCCGCGCCCTCAAAAAAGCGCGGGAAATCCTGGGGTTGACCAACATCGTCGTCATGGTGCCTTTCTGCCGGACGCCCGAAGAAGCCGACCGGGTCTTGGCGGAAATGGCGAAGAACGGCCTGGCCCGGGGGCGGGGGGGCTTGAAGGTGTATGTCATGTGCGAGATTCCCTCCAACGTGATTTTGGCGGAAGAGTTCGCGGATCGGTTCGACGGTTTTTCCATCGGCTCCAACGACCTCACCCAGCTGACCCTGGGCGTCGACCGCGATTCGGGCGTTTTGGCCGCGCTCTTCGACGAGCGCAACGAGGCGGTCAAACGCCTGATCGCCGACGTCATCCGCCGGGCCCACGCCAAGGGGCGCAACGTGGGAATCTGCGGCCAAGCCCCCTCGGACCACCCGGACTTCGCGGCCTTTTTGGTACGATGCGGGATCGATTCCATTTCGCTCAATCCCGACAGCGTCGCCGCGGTGTTGCGCCGCGTGGCGGCCGAGGAAAAAGGAGAACGCCCATGA
- a CDS encoding universal stress protein, producing the protein MKILVGCDGTPAGRAALEDLTRAGLPPDAEAVVMTVADVWLAPGDPDPRVARAIPAVGRAHSRAEGLLADARAEARRSADRLRRLFPGWTVGEDAAADSPAWALLKKARAWSPDLLVVGATGKKALARLTLGSVSQKVLAEARGSVRVGRAGPPEDGGLRLLVAVDGSPDSDRAVNAVARRRWPAETRVRVMAVVDDRLLSAAALRVAPLARWMKPGDTDPAAWVGRMVEESCARLQGQGLLVSGRVEKGNPKTVLVEKAAKWRAHALYLGARGLTRWERFMLGSVSTAVAARAACTVEVVRGPRRETSLTGPA; encoded by the coding sequence ATGAAAATCTTGGTTGGTTGCGACGGAACGCCCGCGGGCCGGGCGGCCCTGGAGGATTTGACCCGGGCGGGCCTGCCGCCCGATGCCGAGGCCGTGGTGATGACGGTGGCGGACGTGTGGCTCGCGCCGGGGGACCCGGACCCCCGGGTGGCCCGGGCCATTCCCGCCGTGGGACGCGCCCACAGCCGGGCCGAAGGGCTTTTGGCCGACGCCCGGGCGGAGGCCCGGCGGAGCGCCGATCGGCTTCGCCGACTTTTCCCCGGATGGACGGTGGGGGAGGACGCCGCCGCCGATTCCCCGGCGTGGGCTTTGCTCAAGAAAGCCCGGGCCTGGTCCCCGGATCTTTTGGTCGTGGGCGCCACGGGGAAAAAAGCCCTGGCCCGATTGACCTTGGGCAGCGTTTCCCAGAAAGTGCTCGCCGAAGCCCGGGGCTCCGTGCGCGTCGGCCGAGCGGGCCCGCCGGAGGACGGGGGCCTGCGGCTCCTGGTGGCGGTGGACGGTTCCCCCGATTCGGACCGGGCCGTGAACGCGGTGGCCCGCCGCCGTTGGCCCGCGGAAACCCGGGTCCGGGTCATGGCCGTGGTGGACGATCGGCTCCTGTCGGCCGCGGCCCTTCGCGTGGCGCCCCTGGCCCGCTGGATGAAACCGGGCGACACCGATCCGGCGGCCTGGGTGGGCCGCATGGTGGAGGAATCTTGCGCCCGCCTTCAAGGCCAGGGGTTGTTGGTGTCCGGCCGGGTGGAAAAGGGAAACCCCAAAACGGTCTTGGTGGAAAAGGCCGCCAAATGGCGGGCCCACGCCCTTTACCTGGGGGCCCGGGGGTTGACCCGCTGGGAACGGTTTATGCTGGGGAGCGTGTCCACCGCGGTGGCGGCCAGGGCGGCCTGCACCGTGGAGGTGGTTCGCGGTCCTCGACGGGAGACCTCCCTCACCGGCCCGGCGTAA
- a CDS encoding YHS domain-containing protein has translation MDICPVCGQSVDRLEAYLAEFGGDVRFFCSRACLESFEREPARYLTVPEAER, from the coding sequence ATGGACATCTGTCCCGTGTGCGGTCAGTCGGTGGATCGGCTTGAAGCGTACCTCGCGGAGTTCGGCGGGGACGTACGGTTCTTTTGTTCCCGAGCCTGCCTGGAGTCCTTCGAGCGGGAACCCGCCCGTTATTTAACGGTTCCCGAGGCCGAACGATGA
- a CDS encoding dienelactone hydrolase family protein, translating into MTALLAERPVRTATADALLEGDLYLPDDPRGLIVFAHGSGSSRHNARDRRVIQRLAAEGFGTLVFDLLTRSEDAQDRWTYRFRFDTPLLARRLTSALDWARHSPVSRHLKIGLLGAASDAGAALRVASERARDISAVVLLGGRPEVSREILRRVSAPSLLLVGEKDTGVLHRCRHCLDQFHGPRELCVVPGASHLFLEGETLESAANSASEWFARHLNPPARHAA; encoded by the coding sequence ATGACCGCCCTTCTCGCGGAACGCCCCGTCCGCACGGCCACGGCCGACGCCCTCCTGGAAGGCGATTTGTACCTTCCCGACGATCCCCGGGGGCTGATTGTCTTCGCTCATGGCTCGGGATCTTCCCGCCACAACGCCCGGGACCGCCGCGTGATCCAACGGTTGGCCGCCGAGGGATTCGGCACCCTGGTGTTTGACCTGCTCACCCGTTCCGAAGACGCCCAGGACCGTTGGACCTACCGTTTCCGTTTCGATACCCCCCTGTTGGCCCGGCGATTGACCTCGGCCTTGGACTGGGCGCGCCACTCGCCGGTTTCCCGCCATTTGAAAATCGGTCTCCTGGGGGCGGCGTCCGACGCCGGGGCGGCTCTCCGGGTCGCCTCCGAGCGGGCCCGGGACATTTCGGCCGTCGTTCTCTTGGGAGGCCGCCCGGAGGTTTCCCGGGAAATTCTCCGCCGGGTGTCGGCCCCCTCCTTGCTCCTGGTGGGGGAAAAAGACACCGGCGTCCTCCATCGGTGCCGCCATTGCTTGGATCAATTCCATGGCCCCCGGGAGCTGTGCGTGGTGCCGGGGGCGTCCCACCTGTTTTTGGAAGGCGAAACCCTGGAATCGGCGGCGAATTCGGCTTCCGAGTGGTTCGCCCGCCATTTGAACCCGCCGGCGCGGCACGCGGCGTAA